Proteins encoded in a region of the Paenibacillus wynnii genome:
- a CDS encoding formate/nitrite transporter family protein: MAYNKPQQIAEVTVENGIKKAHNPLSTVLILGFLGGAFISLGFLLDIRVIASAPAAWGSFAGFIGASIFPLGLILVLLAGGELLTGNMMAVPLAFIARKITLWETIKNLILITISNLAGALFVAYFFGHIVGLTADGVYLDKLVAIAEHKLDDTFLQAFISGIGCNWLVALAVWLSYGADNFSGKVLGIWFPTMAFVAIGFQHVVANMFLIPAAIFEGHFTWSQYMMNFIPVWLGNLVGGAVFVGAAYWAAYLRKEPSAAQTMENRVAAGVKKHA, encoded by the coding sequence ATGGCTTATAATAAACCGCAGCAAATTGCTGAAGTCACGGTGGAGAATGGAATTAAAAAAGCGCATAATCCACTGAGCACTGTGCTTATCCTAGGTTTTCTTGGAGGGGCGTTCATCTCGCTCGGATTTCTGCTTGATATTCGTGTAATTGCCAGCGCACCGGCGGCATGGGGATCTTTTGCCGGATTTATCGGCGCCTCGATTTTCCCCTTGGGACTGATCCTAGTATTGCTCGCAGGCGGCGAACTGTTGACAGGAAATATGATGGCTGTGCCTTTAGCATTCATCGCTAGAAAAATTACATTGTGGGAAACTATAAAAAATCTTATTCTAATAACCATTAGCAACTTGGCCGGTGCTCTCTTTGTCGCTTATTTCTTCGGTCATATCGTTGGATTAACCGCTGACGGTGTGTATCTGGACAAATTGGTTGCCATAGCAGAACACAAGCTGGACGATACCTTCCTTCAAGCCTTTATTTCAGGTATCGGCTGTAACTGGCTCGTAGCCCTTGCCGTATGGCTTTCTTACGGAGCAGATAATTTCAGCGGTAAAGTTCTGGGTATTTGGTTTCCGACCATGGCCTTCGTAGCCATCGGCTTCCAGCACGTTGTAGCTAATATGTTCCTTATTCCTGCCGCTATCTTTGAAGGCCACTTTACTTGGTCCCAGTACATGATGAACTTCATTCCGGTTTGGCTAGGCAATCTCGTGGGTGGTGCAGTATTTGTAGGTGCAGCTTATTGGGCAGCGTACCTGCGCAAAGAGCCGTCTGCTGCTCAAACGATGGAGAACAGAGTGGCTGCCGGGGTTAAAAAACACGCATAA